One window of the Lytechinus variegatus isolate NC3 chromosome 3, Lvar_3.0, whole genome shotgun sequence genome contains the following:
- the LOC121411094 gene encoding signal recognition particle 19 kDa protein-like: MAHLSTNPADKNRWICIYPAYINSKKTVAEGRKIPKEKALENPTLAELRDVCQAVGLPVATEGTKMYPRDQNRDPTFRGRVRVQLKNADGTFVSDQFKTRKDVMFQLTEMIPKLKSRTQKQGGSEQQPQSSTGKKGKKKGKR, from the exons ATGGCACATCTGTCAACAAATCCAGCTGATAAAAACCG ATGGATCTGTATCTATCCAGCGTACATTAACAGCAAGAAAACTGTTGCAGAAGGGAGAAAAATACCCAAGGAAAAAGCTTTAGAAAATCCTACTCTAGCTGAATTAAGAGATGTATGCCAAGCAGTGGGGTTGCCTGTTGCAACAGAA GGCACCAAAATGTACCCTAGAGATCAAAACAGAGATCCAACCTTCAGAGGTAGAGTAAGAGTTCAGCTCAAGAATGCTGATGGAACATTTGTCTCTGACCAGTTCAAGACTA GAAAAGATGTCATGTTCCAACTTACAGAGATGATCCCCAAGCTAAAATCAAGAACTCAAAAACAAGGTGGAAGTGAACAGCAACCACAGAGCAGTACAGgcaagaaaggaaagaagaaagggaagagATAA